From a region of the Trichoderma atroviride chromosome 6, complete sequence genome:
- a CDS encoding uncharacterized protein (EggNog:ENOG41) yields MSDKQLHLFAFMRPVSLHTGAWRYPGAYADANFNISHLRSFIQKLEAAKFDAFFMADHLAVLNMPIEALRRSQTVTSFEPFTLLASLSAVTDKIGLAATASTTYDEPYHVARRFASLDHLSGGRAAWNIVTTSNPDAAKNFGRDEHMDHSDRYKRAKEFYDVVTGLWDSFADDAFIRNQETGIFLDPEKIHTLNHVGDELKIKGPLNIARPVQGWPVIVQAGQSEPGRQLAGETAEAVFAAPGNIEAAKSVYADIKSRAVAAGRKREHINILPAAMVIIGDTVQEAKEKRLKLDSLVNYESAIASLSIALGTDASKFDPDAPLPADLGDNNASKTGRDNVVRVAQEEGLTVRQLAQRFGGYGGLAFVGTPESVADEWEKWLKEEASDGFVVTFPFLPQGIDDVVEKLVPELQRRGIFRKEYQGNTLREHLGLPRPENRFFPANA; encoded by the coding sequence ATGTCTGATAAGCAACTGCATCTATTCGCATTCATGCGGCCCGTCAGTCTTCACACTGGCGCATGGCGCTACCCAGGAGCATACGCAGACGCAAACTTCAACATATCCCACCTCAGATCCTTTATCCAAAAGCTAGAAGCCGCCAAATTCGACGCCTTCTTCATGGCTGACCACCTCGCCGTCCTAAACATGCCCATAGAGGCTCTCCGACGCAGCCAGACCGTCACCTCCTTTGAACCCTTTACGCTGCTGGCATCTCTCTCGGCAGTCACAGACAAGATTGGTCTCGCCGCCACTGCGTCCACAACATACGACGAGCCCTACCACGTTGCGCGGCGTTTCGCCTCTCTCGACCATCTCAGCGGCGGTCGTGCGGCCTGGAACATTGTCACCACGTCCAACCCCGACGCCGCCAAGAACTTTGGCCGAGACGAGCACATGGACCACTCAGACCGGTATAAGCGCGCCAAGGAGTTTTACGACGTCGTGACCGGGCTATGGGATAGTTTTGCAGACGACGCCTTCATCCGGAACCAGGAGACTGGCATATTCCTGGACCCGGAGAAGATTCACACTCTCAACCACGTGGGCGACGAGCTCAAGATCAAGGGCCCGTTGAATATTGCCCGGCCTGTCCAGGGATGGCCTGTGATTGTGCAAGCCGGACAGTCTGAGCCGGGGCGACAGTTGGCCGGCGAAACAGCCGAAGCAGTCTTTGCCGCACCAGGCAACATCGAAGCAGCAAAGTCGGTATACGCAGACATCAAGAGCCGTGCAGTCGCCGCCGGTAGAAAGCGGGAGCACATCAACATTCTCCCAGCCGCCATGGTAATCATTGGCGATACCGtccaagaagccaaagagaaGCGACTCAAGCTCGACAGCCTCGTCAACTATGAGAGCGCCATTGCCAGCCTGTCCATTGCCCTCGGAACGGATGCTTCCAAGTTCGACCCAGACGCGCCTCTGCCCGCTGACCTAGGCGACAACAACGCCAGCAAAACAGGCCGAGACAACGTCGTGAGGGTGGCGCAGGAGGAAGGACTGACTGTGCGGCAACTGGCCCAGCGGTTTGGAGGATACGGCGGCTTGGCCTTTGTAGGCACGCCGGAGAGCGTTGCCGACGAGTGGGAGAAGTGGCTCAAGGAAGAGGCGTCTGACGGCTTCGTCGTGACGTTTCCGTTTCTGCCGCAGGGAATCGACGATGTGGTGGAGAAACTGGTGCcggagctgcagcgccgggGCATCTTCCGGAAGGAGTATCAAGGGAATACTCTGCGTGAGCATCTGGGGTTGCCGAGGCCGGAGAATAGGTTCTTTCCTGCGAATGCTTAA
- a CDS encoding uncharacterized protein (SECRETED:SignalP(1-18)~CAZy:GH30), which produces MLFLSVLTTIAAVGGVNAASSFASTSDGRYQLSAAQAPVLNAANPGIDNWKFTIKEKTGKKQTVKGFGAAVTDSTVLAFNKLSATARSQLLNDLMTPSGINFSLMRHTVASSDLSADPAYTFDDGNGSVDTNLVNFNLGDRGNALASMLATMRKLQPNLTILGTPWSPPGWMKQNSKLIGGGTGSNKLNHAYENAYAQYFVKYLQTFEKAGAHIDAITIQNEPLNNKDDMPTMLVQQDESGALIRDKVGPALRAAGLSTQVWAWDHNQDVYSYPQTVMNMASQYVQAAAWHCYAGNNPSNWTPLTQFHNEFPGKEQYMTECWTAVGTTDWIHSSSFNMFPLQNWANGVIAWTLGSYTGGGPALSGGGNCHQCTGLVTVSPDGSSYKKEIDYYMMGQFSKYIPKGAVVVDGTGSYLFDDNTGMEAVGTLNPDGTRTVVIQNRYNKDIWVQVGTESESQTWNARVPALSVTSWVLPKA; this is translated from the exons ATGCTGTTCCTATCAGtcctcaccaccatcgccgctGTTGGTGGCGTCAACGCTGCCTCGTCATTTGCCTCGACTTCTGATGGCAGGTATCAGCTCAGCGCTGCTCAGGCGCCCGTCCTGAACGCCGCCAACCCCGGCATCGACAACTGGAAGTTCACCATCAAGGAGAAGACGGGCAAGAAGCAGACCGTCAAGGGTTTCGGCGCTGCCGTCACTGATTCCACGGTGCTGGCATTCAACAAGCTGTCGGCCACTGCCCGCTCTCAGCTGCTCAACGACTTGATGACCCCCTCGGGCATCAACTTCAGCCTTATGCGCCACACTGTTGCCAGCTCAGATCTTTCCGCTGACCCGGCATACACTTTCGACgatggcaacggcagcgTTGATACCAACCTGGTCAACTTCAACCTGGGTGACCGCGGCAATGCCCTGGCTAGCATGTTGGCTACTATGcgcaagctgcagccgaaCCTGACCATCCTCGGAACGCCTTGGTCGCCCCCTGGATGGATGAAGCAGAACAGCAAGCTGATTGGCGGTGGCAccggcagcaacaagctCAACCACGCATACGAGAACGCCTATGCCCAGTACTTTGTCAAGTACCTCCAGACCTTTGAAAAGGCTGGAGCCCACATTGACGCCATCACGATCCAGAACGAGCCCCTCAACAACAAGGACGACATGCCCACCATGCTTGTGCAGCAGGACGAGTCTGGTGCTCTGATCCGCGACAAGGTCGGCCCTGCTCTCCGCGCTGCCGGCCTGAGCACCCAGGTCTGGGCGTGGGACCACAACCAGG ACGTCTACTCCTACCCCCAGACCGTCATGAACATGGCCAGCCAGTACGTCCAGGCCGCCGCGTGGCACTGCTACGCCGGCAACAACCCCAGCAACTGGACGCCCCTGACGCAGTTCCACAACGAGTTCCCCGGCAAGGAGCAGTACATGACCGAGTGCTGGACCGCCGTCGGCACCACGGACTGGATccacagctccagcttcaacATGTTCCCGCTGCAGAACTGGGCCAACGGCGTCATTGCCTGGACGCTCGGCTCCTACACCGGCGGCGGCCCGGCCCTctccggcggcggcaactGCCACCAGTGCACGGGGCTCGTCACCGTCAGCCCGGACGGCAGCAGCTACAAGAAGGAGATTGACTACTACATGATGGGCCAGTTCAGCAAGTACATCCCCAAgggcgccgtcgtcgttgacGGCACGGGCAGCTACCTGTTTGACGACAACACGGGCATGGAGGCCGTGGGCACGCTGAACCCGGACGGCACCCGCACGGTTGTCATCCAGAACCGCTACAACAAGGACATTTGGGTCCAGGTGGGCACCGAGTCTGAGAGCCAGACGTGGAATGCGCGTGTGCCGGCGCTGTCTGTGACCAGCTGGGTCTTGCCCAAGGCATAG